From a single Lolium rigidum isolate FL_2022 chromosome 7, APGP_CSIRO_Lrig_0.1, whole genome shotgun sequence genomic region:
- the LOC124676904 gene encoding uncharacterized protein LOC124676904 → MGGFERQVKQRTMEVKVAVLKGVKVVGDFGKKTWRKVKTIKR, encoded by the coding sequence ATGGGAGGGTTCGAgcggcaggtgaagcagcggACCATGGAGGTGAAGGTGGCCGTGCTCAAGGGCGTCAAGGTCGTCGGCGACTTCGGCAAGAAGACGTGGAGGAAGGTCAAGACCATCAAGCGCTGA
- the LOC124677234 gene encoding sphingolipid delta(4)-desaturase DES1-like, giving the protein MGATRAGADEKEEGVMATDFFWSYTDEPHASRRREILAKYPQIKELFGPDPLAFLKIAAVVSLQLWTATLLRDASWLKMVTIAYFFGSFLNHNLFLAIHELSHNLAFTTPSLNRWLGIFANLPIGVPMSVTFQKYHLEHHRFQGVDGIDMDIPSQTEAHVVKNTISKSVWVVLQLFFYALRPLFLKPKPPGLWEFTNLTIQLALDATMVYLYGWKSLAYLILSTFLGGGMHPMAGHFISEHYVFSPEQETYSYYGPLNLMTWHVGYHNEHHDFPRIPGTKLHKVKEIAPEYYNSLKSYRSWSQVIYMYVMDQTVGPFSRMKRKAPKKDT; this is encoded by the exons ATGGGGGCGACACGCGCGGGCGCCGACGAGAAGGAGGAAGGCGTGATGGCGACGGACTTCTTCTGGTCGTACACGGACGAGCCGCACGCGTCGCGCCGCCGGGAGATCCTGGCCAAGTACCCCCAGATCAAGGAGCtcttcggcccggatcctctcgcCTTCCTCAAG ATTGCTGCTGTTGTTTCACTTCAGCTATGGACCGCCACGCTTCTGCGCGACGCTAGCTGGTTGAAGATGGTGACAATTGCTTACTTCTTTGGTTCCTTTCTGAATCACAATCTCTTCCTCGCAATCCACGAACTCAGCCACAACCTTGCGTTCACAACACCATCTCTAAATCGCTGGCTAGGTATCTTTGCAAACCTCCCAATCGGTGTCCCAATGTCGGTAACATTCCAAAAATACCACCTGGAACACCATCGCTTCCAAGGCGTGGATGGAATCGACATGGACATCCCCAGCCAAACAGAGGCACATGTAGTCAAGAACACCATTAGCAAATCCGTGTGGGTCGTGCTCCAGCTCTTCTTCTACGCGCTTAGGCCGCTCTTCCTGAAGCCGAAGCCTCCAGGATTGTGGGAGTTCACCAACCTCACCATCCAGCTCGCGCTTGACGCCACCATGGTGTACCTCTATGGCTGGAAATCGCTCGCCTACCTCATCCTGTCGACGTTCCTCGGCGGCGGCATGCACCCAATGGCCGGCCACTTCATCTCGGAGCACTACGTGTTCAGCCCGGAGCAGGAGACCTACTCGTACTACGGGCCTCTGAACCTGATGACGTGGCACGTCGGATACCACAACGAGCACCACGATTTCCCCAGGATCCCAGGCACCAAGCTTCACAAGGTGAAGGAGATCGCGCCTGAGTACTACAACAGCCTGAAATCTTACAGGTCCTGGAGCCAGGTGATATACATGTACGTGATGGACCAGACGGTCGGGCCTTTCAGCCGGATGAAGAGGAAGGCGCCCAAGAAAGACACTTAG